From Haloglomus litoreum, the proteins below share one genomic window:
- a CDS encoding universal stress protein, with protein MVLLVPYDGSPLAAAALERAEEFSLFADEEVVVLTVLPDDEEFARTRGWVEADEPYDPEDVAADLRARVREVAPDARFRVEMLESDESNLLATVTTDITRRIREVAAEEDVSVLFVGSENAGRVSRPLTSVGSPVSEDPRYDVHIVRHPREDDQPRREA; from the coding sequence ATGGTCCTGCTAGTCCCGTACGACGGGTCACCGCTCGCGGCGGCCGCCCTCGAACGGGCGGAGGAGTTCTCGCTGTTCGCCGACGAGGAGGTCGTCGTACTGACGGTGCTTCCGGACGACGAGGAGTTCGCCCGGACCCGCGGCTGGGTCGAGGCGGACGAGCCGTACGACCCGGAGGACGTGGCCGCCGACCTGCGAGCACGGGTCCGCGAGGTCGCCCCGGACGCGCGGTTCCGCGTGGAGATGCTCGAGTCCGACGAGTCGAACCTCCTCGCGACCGTCACGACCGACATCACGCGGCGCATCCGCGAGGTCGCCGCCGAGGAGGACGTCAGCGTCCTCTTCGTCGGGTCGGAGAACGCCGGGCGCGTCTCGCGGCCGCTGACCAGCGTCGGGTCGCCCGTCTCCGAGGACCCGCGCTACGACGTGCACATCGTCCGGCATCCCCGGGAGGACGACCAGCCACGGAGGGAGGCCTGA
- a CDS encoding thiamine pyrophosphate-dependent dehydrogenase E1 component subunit alpha translates to MDRDRVDALLDREPTDTVQVLDEDGEVVAPDLLPAISDDELLGLYRDMRLVRHFDERMVSLQRQGRVGTYAPAAGQEATQVGSTHALRDSDTISYQYREHGAVASRGFTPGYVRYWMGHESGNAALADVNVFPLNISIAGHIPHATGYAWAARLSGSDEVVACHFGDGATSEGDFHEGVNFAGVFDAPALFMCHNNGWAISTPASEQTASETYAGKASAYGIDGVRVDGMDPLAVYAVTEAAATAARGPGREEWRPRPTLVETICYRYGAHTTADDPDAYRDESEVEEWREKDPIDRMAAYLRETGRLDDERDDAIEAEVRATVADAIDEAEGGDGDPMDLFTDAYAEPTPRVEEARAYLEDLLDRHGADALLREE, encoded by the coding sequence ATGGACCGCGACCGCGTCGACGCGCTGCTGGACCGCGAGCCCACCGACACCGTCCAGGTCCTCGACGAGGACGGCGAGGTGGTCGCGCCGGACCTGCTGCCCGCCATCAGTGACGACGAGCTGCTCGGGCTCTACCGGGACATGCGCCTGGTGCGCCACTTCGACGAGCGGATGGTCAGCCTCCAGCGACAGGGCCGGGTCGGAACGTACGCTCCGGCGGCCGGGCAGGAGGCCACGCAGGTCGGCTCCACCCACGCGCTCCGGGATTCGGACACCATCTCCTACCAGTACCGCGAGCACGGCGCGGTCGCCTCGCGCGGGTTCACACCGGGCTACGTCCGGTACTGGATGGGCCACGAATCCGGCAACGCCGCGCTGGCGGACGTGAACGTCTTCCCGCTCAACATCTCCATCGCCGGCCACATCCCGCACGCGACGGGCTACGCGTGGGCCGCCCGGCTCTCGGGGAGCGACGAGGTGGTGGCCTGCCACTTCGGCGACGGCGCCACGAGCGAGGGTGACTTCCACGAGGGCGTCAACTTCGCCGGCGTCTTCGATGCCCCGGCGCTGTTCATGTGCCACAACAACGGCTGGGCCATCTCCACGCCGGCCAGCGAGCAGACCGCCAGCGAGACCTACGCTGGGAAGGCCAGCGCGTACGGCATCGACGGCGTCCGCGTGGACGGGATGGACCCGCTCGCGGTGTACGCGGTGACCGAGGCCGCCGCGACGGCCGCCCGGGGCCCCGGCCGCGAGGAGTGGCGCCCCCGGCCGACGCTCGTCGAGACTATCTGCTACCGCTACGGCGCCCACACGACCGCCGACGACCCGGACGCCTACCGCGACGAGAGCGAGGTCGAGGAGTGGCGCGAGAAGGACCCCATCGACCGGATGGCGGCCTACCTCCGGGAGACGGGCCGCCTGGACGACGAGCGCGACGACGCCATCGAGGCGGAGGTCCGTGCGACGGTCGCCGACGCCATCGACGAGGCCGAGGGCGGCGACGGTGATCCGATGGACCTGTTCACGGACGCCTACGCCGAGCCGACCCCGCGGGTCGAGGAGGCGCGGGCGTACCTGGAGGACCTGCTCGACCGCCACGGGGCGGACGCGCTGCTGCGCGAGGAGTAG
- a CDS encoding ZIP family metal transporter, giving the protein MATPSETLVSLVGSDPLMLGLVGGLVIAVLNTVGAAGILVVRDPSERTLDGLMGFAAGVMLSASFTSLLLPGIDFAEQPAYQASIAGVTLGGVVPVLIGFTLGVVLLDRGEEIAPEIGEVITGRMGRDADLDQARVSATVLFILAITLHNMPEGLAVGVGFGSGNVGDGIALMLAIGIQNIPEGLAVSISARDAGLGSSFYAVVAGIRAGVVEIPLAVFGAVAVTVAAPLLPYAMGFAAGGMLFVISHEIVPSTHARGNEHVATMGLMIGLAVMLTLDVVLA; this is encoded by the coding sequence ATGGCCACGCCGTCGGAGACGCTCGTCTCGTTGGTCGGGAGCGATCCGCTCATGCTGGGGCTGGTCGGCGGCCTCGTCATCGCCGTCCTCAACACGGTCGGCGCGGCGGGCATCCTCGTCGTCCGCGACCCCTCCGAGCGCACCCTGGACGGCCTGATGGGGTTCGCCGCCGGGGTGATGCTGTCGGCCTCGTTCACCAGCCTCCTGCTGCCCGGTATCGACTTCGCCGAGCAGCCAGCCTACCAGGCCAGCATCGCCGGCGTCACGCTCGGCGGCGTCGTCCCGGTCCTGATCGGGTTCACGCTCGGGGTCGTCCTGCTGGACCGCGGCGAGGAGATCGCCCCGGAGATCGGCGAGGTCATCACCGGTCGCATGGGCCGTGACGCGGACCTCGACCAGGCCCGTGTCAGCGCGACCGTCCTGTTCATCCTCGCCATCACGCTCCACAACATGCCCGAGGGACTCGCAGTCGGCGTCGGCTTCGGGTCGGGCAACGTCGGCGACGGCATCGCACTGATGCTCGCCATCGGCATCCAGAACATCCCCGAGGGACTCGCCGTCTCCATCAGCGCCCGGGACGCCGGCCTCGGGTCGTCGTTCTACGCCGTCGTCGCTGGCATCCGCGCCGGCGTCGTCGAGATCCCGCTGGCGGTGTTCGGGGCCGTCGCCGTCACGGTCGCCGCACCCCTGCTCCCGTACGCGATGGGGTTCGCTGCCGGCGGGATGCTGTTCGTCATCAGCCACGAGATCGTGCCCAGCACCCACGCCCGTGGGAACGAGCACGTCGCCACGATGGGGCTGATGATCGGCCTCGCGGTGATGCTGACGCTGGACGTCGTCCTGGCCTAG
- a CDS encoding universal stress protein, with protein sequence MYDRILLSTDGTSASAEAESHAIELAAAHDAVLHVLYVVDEDVVTAYSGDEYVDEAEGPEHGLEELGEETLAAIRRDADAAGVEVAEAMQHGRPAERIVEYADDTDADLIVLGTKRRPEEYRALLGSVTDRVLRLTTRPATVVKTEVRA encoded by the coding sequence ATGTACGATCGGATCCTGCTCTCGACGGACGGGACGAGTGCCTCTGCAGAGGCCGAATCGCACGCCATCGAACTCGCGGCGGCTCACGATGCCGTACTGCACGTGCTCTACGTGGTCGACGAGGACGTCGTGACCGCGTACAGCGGCGACGAGTACGTCGACGAGGCCGAAGGGCCGGAACACGGGCTCGAGGAGCTCGGGGAGGAGACACTCGCGGCCATCCGACGTGATGCGGACGCTGCCGGGGTCGAAGTCGCCGAGGCGATGCAGCACGGTCGACCCGCCGAGCGGATCGTCGAGTACGCCGACGATACCGACGCGGACCTGATCGTCCTCGGGACGAAACGCCGCCCGGAGGAGTACCGCGCGCTGCTCGGCAGCGTCACCGACCGGGTCCTTCGATTGACGACCCGTCCGGCGACCGTGGTGAAGACCGAAGTTCGGGCCTGA
- a CDS encoding redox-regulated ATPase YchF yields the protein MSYRIGLVGKPSVGKSTFFNAATMNDVPEGAYPFTTIDPSLGEAYVGVECAAPEFDEDCEPSVGVCRDGRRYVPVKLVDVAGLVPDAHEGKGMGNQFLTDLNETDVLVHVVDFSGTTDAEGEPTEGHDPREDIDFLERELDMWYLGVLEKGIEKVASAYDRPTPDDEVKPARILAEQLSAFGITDDGVKRVVRSLDLALEPTEWGTEEREAVARETRKRTKPMVIAANKMDTPEARENYAAITDDPAYDHLTIVPTSAHAEKALKRADESGAVEYRPGDDEFDIVGDISEDQRAGLESIREFVAEYGGTGVQTALERALFDELGLKAVFPGSASGDWSKGPFRDCFLMPGDATAEEFAYHLHSDIGDGFLHGIDCRSDMQVGGDTDLDHRAVLEVVTTN from the coding sequence ATGAGCTATCGCATCGGTCTTGTCGGCAAGCCCTCGGTGGGCAAGTCGACGTTCTTCAACGCCGCGACGATGAACGACGTGCCCGAGGGGGCCTACCCTTTCACGACCATCGACCCCAGCCTCGGCGAGGCGTACGTCGGGGTCGAGTGTGCCGCGCCGGAGTTCGACGAGGACTGCGAGCCGAGCGTCGGCGTCTGTCGCGACGGCCGGCGCTACGTCCCCGTCAAGCTCGTCGACGTTGCGGGGCTCGTGCCGGACGCCCACGAGGGGAAGGGGATGGGTAACCAGTTCCTGACGGACCTCAACGAGACGGACGTCCTGGTCCACGTCGTCGACTTCTCGGGCACGACGGACGCCGAGGGCGAACCGACGGAGGGCCACGACCCCCGCGAGGACATCGACTTCCTGGAGCGCGAGCTGGATATGTGGTACCTCGGCGTCCTGGAGAAGGGTATCGAGAAGGTCGCGAGCGCCTACGACCGGCCGACGCCCGACGACGAGGTCAAGCCCGCCCGCATCCTCGCCGAGCAGCTCTCGGCGTTCGGCATCACCGACGACGGCGTCAAGCGCGTCGTCCGGTCGCTGGACCTCGCGCTCGAACCGACCGAGTGGGGGACCGAAGAGCGCGAGGCCGTCGCCCGCGAGACCCGCAAGCGGACGAAGCCGATGGTCATCGCGGCCAACAAGATGGACACGCCCGAGGCGCGCGAGAACTACGCGGCCATCACCGACGACCCGGCGTACGACCACCTCACCATCGTCCCGACGAGCGCGCACGCGGAGAAGGCCCTCAAGAGGGCCGACGAGTCGGGTGCGGTGGAGTACCGTCCCGGCGACGACGAGTTCGACATCGTCGGCGATATCTCCGAGGACCAGCGCGCCGGCCTGGAGTCCATCCGCGAGTTCGTGGCCGAGTACGGCGGGACCGGCGTCCAGACGGCCCTCGAACGGGCATTGTTCGACGAACTCGGCCTGAAGGCCGTCTTCCCCGGTTCCGCGAGCGGCGACTGGTCGAAGGGGCCGTTCCGCGACTGCTTCCTCATGCCCGGTGACGCGACCGCCGAGGAGTTCGCCTACCACCTCCACTCGGACATCGGCGACGGCTTCCTCCACGGCATCGACTGCCGGTCGGATATGCAGGTCGGCGGCGACACGGACCTCGACCATCGCGCGGTGCTGGAGGTCGTGACGACGAACTGA
- a CDS encoding cytochrome P450 produces MGIRDIDPSGLPGGPSLGTLMELVPRLVNEDPLVVGRYLRDQYGHTVRIPPIHPALDSDVFLLTHPDDLQYVLQTHPRDFGALDVPGSRDFGRVVRNSIVSLHEDSEEGSWSRRTRLLSPEFTERAVARKVPEIVETTLAAMAEFEGPDGGTSAGDPRTVPDAVRVYAPGHDGIRLMPAMQRLTLRLLGVSLFGPDIRAHETEIIEAVDGLRDLFKRRQLHMVTSHVTRHLPEELHLPGWLQGPLGADPYVELTGRQERQIEAYVDQLVGAADAIVERRQRTPRAYDDALGTWLCRADPVDGAALDPATLRQEVLGLLIAGHATVTAGLTWSCYLLAARPEVQQRIREEARETELLAPFSEAYCSVAMTESEPDPETGQRFLEGLPYTRRVWQEAIRLYPPLPVFGRTVTADTEVGGQPIAEGSHVLISPYVTHHDPEFWDDPDTFDPSRFEPDAVADRHELAYLPFSVGRHACLGESIATTEATAVLAAICATYDIEFARPTGEDDEFDPHEPPTVGLDSAINLQPDRDIHVRFTPANPT; encoded by the coding sequence ATGGGAATCAGGGACATCGATCCGTCGGGGCTCCCGGGTGGGCCGTCGCTGGGCACGCTGATGGAGCTGGTCCCGCGACTGGTGAACGAGGACCCGCTCGTCGTGGGTCGGTACCTCCGTGACCAGTACGGGCACACGGTCCGCATCCCGCCGATCCATCCGGCGCTGGACTCGGACGTGTTCCTGCTGACACACCCGGACGACCTGCAGTACGTCCTCCAGACACATCCCCGCGACTTCGGTGCGCTGGACGTGCCCGGCTCCCGTGACTTCGGGCGCGTGGTCCGGAACAGCATCGTGAGCCTCCACGAGGACAGCGAGGAGGGATCGTGGTCCCGGCGGACCCGGCTCCTCAGCCCGGAGTTCACCGAACGCGCGGTCGCGAGGAAGGTCCCGGAGATCGTCGAGACCACGCTGGCCGCGATGGCCGAGTTCGAGGGGCCGGACGGCGGAACGTCGGCCGGCGATCCACGGACCGTGCCCGACGCCGTCCGCGTGTACGCACCCGGCCACGACGGTATCCGCCTGATGCCCGCGATGCAGCGCCTGACGCTCCGGCTGCTCGGTGTCTCGCTGTTCGGCCCGGATATCCGTGCTCACGAGACCGAGATCATCGAGGCGGTGGACGGGCTGCGTGACCTGTTCAAGCGCCGCCAGCTCCACATGGTCACGAGCCACGTCACCAGGCATCTGCCCGAGGAACTCCACCTCCCGGGCTGGCTGCAGGGGCCGCTGGGCGCCGACCCGTACGTGGAACTGACGGGCCGCCAGGAACGCCAGATCGAAGCCTACGTCGACCAGCTCGTCGGCGCCGCGGACGCCATCGTCGAGCGCCGGCAGCGCACGCCCCGCGCGTACGACGACGCGCTCGGGACGTGGCTGTGTCGGGCCGACCCCGTCGACGGTGCGGCGCTCGACCCCGCGACCCTCCGCCAGGAGGTGCTGGGGCTCCTCATCGCCGGCCACGCCACCGTCACCGCCGGCCTGACGTGGTCGTGCTACCTGCTGGCCGCCCGACCCGAGGTGCAACAGCGCATCCGCGAGGAGGCACGCGAGACGGAGTTACTTGCCCCGTTCAGCGAGGCGTACTGCTCTGTCGCGATGACCGAGTCCGAGCCGGACCCCGAGACCGGCCAGCGGTTCCTCGAGGGCCTGCCCTACACGCGGCGGGTCTGGCAGGAGGCCATCCGGCTCTACCCGCCCCTGCCCGTGTTCGGCCGGACGGTGACGGCCGATACCGAGGTCGGGGGCCAGCCCATCGCCGAGGGGTCGCACGTGCTCATCAGTCCCTACGTCACCCACCACGACCCGGAGTTCTGGGACGACCCCGACACGTTCGACCCCTCCCGGTTCGAGCCCGACGCCGTGGCCGACCGGCACGAGCTCGCCTACCTGCCGTTCTCGGTCGGTCGACACGCCTGTCTCGGCGAGTCCATCGCGACCACGGAGGCGACGGCCGTCCTCGCGGCCATCTGCGCGACCTACGACATCGAGTTCGCACGGCCCACCGGCGAGGACGACGAGTTCGACCCCCACGAGCCCCCGACCGTCGGCCTCGACTCCGCCATCAATCTCCAGCCCGACCGCGACATCCACGTCAGATTCACGCCCGCGAACCCGACATGA
- a CDS encoding DUF7522 family protein, protein MNEGVYNCGIEAARADELVSAARTSLGDTLRSLVYFTPGAYDVLYVRSDLYEDRETAYRAKAELVDMERVGFAEMPVRSSIARRGRRSELGDYEFTVRFHEEGFVVRVIRGYCGVLLTVDRMDVEAFEDAVTAIRAILAETTH, encoded by the coding sequence ATGAACGAAGGCGTGTACAACTGCGGAATCGAGGCCGCGCGCGCCGACGAACTCGTCAGCGCGGCCCGGACCAGCCTCGGCGACACACTCCGGAGCCTCGTCTACTTCACGCCCGGCGCGTACGATGTCCTCTACGTCCGGAGCGACCTGTACGAGGACCGGGAGACGGCGTACCGGGCGAAGGCGGAGCTCGTCGACATGGAGCGGGTGGGGTTCGCGGAGATGCCCGTCCGCAGCAGCATCGCCCGCCGTGGCCGGCGGTCGGAACTCGGCGACTACGAGTTCACCGTCCGGTTCCATGAGGAGGGTTTCGTGGTCCGTGTCATCCGGGGGTACTGTGGCGTCCTGCTGACGGTCGATCGGATGGACGTGGAGGCGTTCGAGGATGCGGTGACCGCCATCCGGGCCATCCTCGCCGAGACGACGCACTGA
- a CDS encoding NADH-quinone oxidoreductase subunit N, producing MMPLQSTTLSPDWAALTPALVLAVFALLLFVLDSIDPDESNSGLLAGTATVGTVTAMIVSGAFLLLGVGADGGAALYGGQLVVDSMALFFMFIFTSVATLVCLASLDYLEGRQYQAEYYILVMLATTGMALMAASNSLATVFVSLELLSLPSYALVAFLKNDRGSVEAGMKYFLVGALSSAVFAYGVSLVYGVTGSLLLEEVAAALQSAGALSGLGGVFGVGVLMVAGGFAFKTASVPFHFWAPEAYEGAPAPVSAFLSSASKAAGFVVAFRVFVVAFPIEAVAPAIDWVLLFQVLAVVTMTLGNFAAATQENVKRMLAYSSVGHAGYVLIGLAALTGAGNGEIVLGAGMIHLLVYGFMNTGAFLFVAMVEYWGVGRTFEDYNGLATKAPVACVAMTVFMFSLAGLPIGGGFLSKYYLLAGAVGAGVWWLALVAAINSALSLFYYSRVVKAMWIEEPNGNLEQIDTRGYPTGLYAAVVIAALVTVLLLPAIGVFSGVAFEAADAVLQLGP from the coding sequence ATGATGCCCCTACAGTCCACGACCCTCTCGCCGGACTGGGCGGCGCTCACGCCGGCGCTCGTGCTGGCCGTGTTCGCCCTGCTCCTGTTCGTCCTCGACAGCATCGACCCGGACGAGTCCAACAGCGGCCTCCTGGCCGGTACCGCGACGGTCGGGACCGTCACCGCCATGATCGTCTCCGGGGCCTTCCTGCTGCTCGGCGTCGGCGCCGACGGCGGAGCCGCCCTGTACGGCGGCCAGCTGGTCGTCGACTCCATGGCGCTGTTCTTCATGTTCATCTTCACCAGCGTCGCCACGCTGGTCTGCCTCGCGAGTCTGGACTACCTCGAGGGGCGCCAGTACCAGGCCGAGTACTACATCCTGGTCATGCTGGCGACGACCGGGATGGCCCTGATGGCGGCGTCGAACTCGCTGGCGACGGTCTTCGTCTCGCTGGAGCTGCTGTCGCTCCCCTCGTACGCGCTCGTGGCGTTCCTCAAGAACGACCGCGGCAGCGTCGAGGCCGGGATGAAGTACTTCCTCGTCGGGGCGCTCTCCTCGGCGGTGTTCGCCTACGGCGTCTCGCTGGTCTACGGTGTCACCGGCAGCCTCCTGCTGGAGGAGGTCGCCGCGGCACTCCAGAGCGCCGGTGCCCTGTCGGGGCTCGGCGGCGTCTTCGGCGTCGGCGTCCTGATGGTCGCCGGCGGCTTCGCGTTCAAGACCGCCTCCGTCCCGTTCCACTTCTGGGCGCCGGAGGCCTACGAGGGCGCACCCGCTCCCGTCAGTGCGTTCCTCTCGTCGGCGTCGAAGGCGGCCGGGTTCGTGGTCGCCTTCCGCGTCTTCGTGGTCGCGTTCCCCATCGAGGCGGTCGCGCCGGCCATCGACTGGGTGCTCCTGTTCCAGGTGCTCGCGGTCGTGACGATGACGCTGGGCAACTTCGCCGCCGCCACGCAGGAGAACGTCAAGCGGATGCTGGCCTACTCGTCGGTCGGGCACGCCGGCTACGTGCTCATCGGCCTCGCGGCCCTGACGGGCGCGGGTAACGGCGAGATCGTCCTCGGCGCGGGCATGATCCACCTCCTCGTCTACGGCTTCATGAACACGGGTGCGTTCCTGTTCGTGGCCATGGTCGAGTACTGGGGCGTCGGCCGTACCTTCGAGGACTACAACGGCCTCGCGACGAAGGCACCGGTCGCCTGCGTCGCGATGACCGTCTTCATGTTCTCGCTGGCGGGCCTCCCCATCGGCGGGGGCTTCCTCTCGAAGTACTACCTGCTCGCCGGCGCGGTCGGCGCGGGTGTCTGGTGGCTCGCTCTCGTCGCGGCCATCAACAGCGCGCTCAGCCTGTTCTACTACTCCCGTGTCGTCAAGGCGATGTGGATCGAGGAGCCCAACGGCAACCTCGAACAGATCGACACACGCGGCTACCCGACGGGCCTGTACGCGGCGGTCGTCATCGCGGCCCTCGTGACGGTCCTGCTGCTCCCGGCCATCGGCGTCTTCTCCGGCGTCGCCTTCGAGGCCGCCGACGCCGTCCTGCAGCTCGGGCCCTGA
- a CDS encoding complex I subunit 4 family protein, whose product MMIEALIGLCLLGAVLVLFAPDEYAGKLAFGWSLLPLALSALMYLQFDASGNALLGGSLAFEEQFTWITLGPYDLTWYMGLDGISMPLVVLSTLLTTLAIMSAWTPIDERQNQFYGLVLFLEASLIGVFGALDFFVWFVFWEAVLIPMYFLVGIWGGARRKYAAIKFFVYTNIASLVLFIGFFGLVFGLGNSIDSLALPEIAQALRAGELGSLAGGLIGPEQLALLAFVAMFIGFGVKVPIVPFHTWLPDAHVEAPTPISVLLAGVLLKMGTYAMLRFNFTMLPEVARDLAVPIAAVAVISVIYGALLALAQSDLKRIVAYSSVSSMGYVILGLVAYTAYGVGGATFQMVSHGLISGLMFACVGVIYNISHTREIGDMKGLAERMPLTVGAFVAGAFAYAGLPLMAGFAAEFFIFVGAFQSTVIAGNGMAVMTGLAMFGIVIVAGYLLWAMQRSLFGPFEFDGDYEITRAARHDVVPLVVLIVVIIALGTFPNDTFFRMITDAVGPLVDGATAEAAIGLGGGSP is encoded by the coding sequence ATGATGATCGAGGCCCTCATCGGGCTCTGCCTGCTGGGCGCGGTCCTCGTGCTGTTCGCACCCGACGAGTACGCCGGGAAGCTCGCGTTCGGCTGGTCGCTCCTGCCGCTCGCGCTCTCGGCGCTGATGTACCTGCAGTTCGACGCAAGCGGGAACGCGCTGCTGGGTGGCTCGCTCGCCTTCGAGGAGCAGTTCACCTGGATCACCCTCGGCCCGTACGACCTGACGTGGTACATGGGTCTCGACGGCATCTCGATGCCGCTGGTGGTCCTGTCGACGCTGCTGACCACGCTGGCCATCATGTCGGCGTGGACGCCCATCGACGAGCGCCAGAACCAGTTCTACGGGCTGGTCCTGTTCCTGGAGGCCAGCCTCATCGGCGTCTTCGGCGCGCTGGACTTCTTCGTCTGGTTCGTCTTCTGGGAGGCCGTCCTCATCCCGATGTACTTCCTCGTCGGCATCTGGGGCGGCGCCCGACGGAAGTACGCCGCCATCAAGTTCTTCGTCTACACGAACATCGCCAGCCTGGTCCTGTTCATCGGGTTCTTCGGGCTGGTGTTCGGGCTGGGCAACAGCATCGATTCGCTCGCGCTGCCGGAGATCGCGCAGGCGCTGCGGGCCGGTGAACTCGGGTCGCTCGCCGGTGGGCTCATCGGCCCCGAGCAGCTGGCACTGCTCGCGTTCGTCGCGATGTTCATCGGCTTCGGCGTGAAGGTGCCCATCGTCCCGTTCCACACGTGGCTGCCGGACGCCCACGTCGAGGCCCCGACGCCCATCTCCGTGCTGCTGGCGGGCGTCCTGCTGAAGATGGGGACGTACGCAATGTTGCGGTTCAACTTCACGATGCTCCCGGAGGTTGCGCGCGACCTCGCGGTGCCCATCGCCGCGGTCGCCGTGATCAGCGTCATCTACGGGGCGCTGCTGGCGCTCGCGCAGTCCGACCTCAAGCGCATCGTCGCGTACTCGTCGGTCTCGTCGATGGGCTACGTCATCCTCGGCCTGGTCGCCTACACCGCGTACGGCGTCGGTGGTGCGACGTTCCAGATGGTGAGCCACGGCCTCATCTCGGGCCTGATGTTCGCCTGCGTCGGCGTCATCTACAACATCTCGCACACGCGCGAGATCGGCGACATGAAGGGACTCGCCGAGCGGATGCCACTCACCGTCGGCGCGTTCGTCGCCGGCGCGTTCGCCTACGCCGGCCTGCCGCTGATGGCCGGCTTCGCCGCGGAGTTCTTCATCTTCGTCGGTGCGTTCCAGTCGACCGTCATCGCGGGCAACGGCATGGCCGTGATGACCGGGCTGGCGATGTTCGGCATCGTCATCGTCGCCGGCTACCTGCTGTGGGCGATGCAGCGCTCGCTGTTCGGGCCGTTCGAGTTCGACGGCGACTACGAGATCACCCGTGCGGCCCGGCACGACGTCGTGCCGCTGGTCGTCCTCATCGTCGTCATCATCGCGCTCGGGACCTTCCCGAACGACACGTTCTTCCGGATGATCACGGACGCGGTCGGGCCGCTGGTCGACGGCGCGACGGCTGAAGCCGCCATCGGCCTCGGAGGTGGTTCCCCATGA
- a CDS encoding vWA domain-containing protein produces the protein MTNNNTETTQLYPLTRRDMMRTAAFVAGAATVGGAATTMFPTVRADEHTVIETCGGDVDIVIALDYSGSIRNAGTWPDIESGVDSFLDVVPEDIQLGLVTFGDAPDAFQYGPNNLLDLATAANVTALKAGVPTTTPPGENATHMPGALAYANAILEEEGRDGKEIVVLITDGGPNYQNGVVGDGVTPPADDTTAFPYGTFEFTGGTTGGENGIAGEPGELTETSGVADDIDSAGRRIIAVGIGENVAGFDDYLRDEIASTPDDFVPVTDAANLGTELEALISEVCEPECEECELAGMVKYEYEVEYEDDEVVFDGFVLDGEYDGGITYVSDEDKDGSMYDPMSATFNLGDLCSAWAVVKAGQEFAVVEVTADGNGDVTVDYIAPYAISFVAFFCTPEAAQAYAENFPSRGRGGGRPDRDARTGETLTTSDSSGSGGNNGRGHAYGRGKATGKGNGLARGRNR, from the coding sequence ATGACGAACAACAACACAGAGACGACCCAGCTGTATCCCCTCACCCGCCGCGACATGATGCGGACCGCCGCCTTCGTCGCCGGGGCCGCGACCGTCGGTGGGGCCGCGACAACCATGTTCCCCACCGTCCGCGCGGACGAGCACACCGTAATCGAGACCTGTGGCGGTGACGTCGACATCGTCATCGCCCTCGACTACTCCGGGTCCATCCGGAACGCTGGCACCTGGCCGGACATCGAGAGTGGCGTGGACAGTTTCCTGGACGTCGTGCCCGAGGACATCCAGCTGGGACTCGTCACCTTCGGTGACGCCCCGGACGCGTTCCAGTACGGCCCGAACAACCTCCTCGACCTGGCGACCGCCGCCAACGTGACGGCCCTCAAGGCGGGCGTCCCCACGACGACCCCGCCGGGCGAGAACGCGACCCACATGCCGGGCGCACTGGCGTACGCCAACGCGATCCTCGAAGAGGAGGGCCGCGACGGGAAGGAGATCGTCGTCCTCATCACGGACGGTGGCCCGAACTACCAGAACGGCGTCGTCGGTGACGGCGTGACACCGCCGGCCGACGACACGACGGCGTTCCCGTACGGGACGTTCGAGTTCACGGGTGGCACGACCGGTGGCGAGAACGGTATCGCCGGCGAGCCCGGGGAGCTGACGGAGACCAGCGGCGTCGCAGACGACATCGACAGCGCCGGTCGGCGCATCATCGCGGTCGGCATCGGCGAGAACGTCGCCGGGTTCGACGACTACCTCCGCGACGAGATCGCGAGCACCCCCGACGACTTCGTCCCGGTCACCGACGCGGCCAACCTGGGGACCGAACTCGAGGCCCTCATCAGCGAGGTCTGCGAGCCCGAGTGTGAGGAGTGCGAGCTCGCCGGGATGGTCAAGTACGAGTACGAGGTCGAGTACGAGGACGACGAGGTCGTCTTCGACGGCTTCGTCCTCGACGGTGAGTACGACGGCGGAATCACCTACGTCAGCGACGAGGACAAGGACGGCTCGATGTACGACCCCATGTCCGCCACGTTCAACCTGGGCGACCTCTGCAGCGCCTGGGCCGTCGTGAAGGCGGGCCAGGAGTTCGCTGTCGTCGAGGTGACGGCCGACGGGAACGGCGACGTCACGGTCGACTACATCGCACCGTACGCGATCAGCTTCGTCGCGTTCTTCTGCACCCCGGAGGCGGCGCAGGCGTACGCGGAGAACTTCCCCTCCCGCGGCCGTGGAGGCGGCCGGCCCGACCGCGACGCTCGCACGGGTGAAACGCTGACCACCAGTGATTCCTCCGGAAGCGGCGGCAACAACGGCCGCGGCCACGCCTACGGGCGCGGCAAGGCGACCGGCAAGGGCAACGGGCTCGCACGCGGCCGGAACCGCTAA